The region ACGACGCCTATGCCGAAATCACGCCGGAAATCGATGTCGCCCTGGCCCCCGAGGAAGTCGCCGCCGACCTCATCCTGTTCACGGCCGGCGCCACCGCGCCGACTTCCGGGCGTCAGATGGTCAGTCGCCTGGAGCTTGCGCGGATCAATGCCGAGGTCGTGCAAAGCTACGCCAGCGTGCTGGCGCAACGCGGCCATGGTCAGGAACTGGTGGTGATGGTGACCAATCCGGTGGAACTCGGGGTGGAGGTGTTCGCGCGCCATCTCGGCGCGGCGCGCGTGATCGGCATGGGCGCCTATCAGGACAGCATGCGTCTGCGCCGCGAAATCGCCGCCGATCTGGGTGTGCGGCGTCAACGCATCTCGGCCTACATGCTCGGCGAGCACGGCGACGCGCTGGTGCCGATCCTCAGCAAGTTGTGGATCTATGCTTACGACGAAGCCGAGGTCGGCGTGGTGCGGGAGCGCCTGATCGGCGGCCGTGCGCCCGGCGATTTTGCGATTGCACTGACGCGCGAGAAGATGCACCTGAAGGAACTCGTCGGTGCCGGCGAGGTAGAGGCCGCCTTCCGTTACGCCGAAGCCATGGCGCCGGACCTGCGCGCCGTGCTGTTGCCGCTGGTGACGCATATCTCCACCGCCAAGACCGCGATCTCTACCGCCGCGGTCACCGCTGAATTGTGCGAACAGTTGCTCGGCGGCGGGCAGAGCGTGATCCCGGCTCAGGTCCGCTTGGCCGAGGACGACTGGGACGGTCCGGCTGGTGTGCTCGGCGTGCCCGTGGTCTGCGATCTGCGCGGCTGGTCCCAGGTCACTGACCTGGAACTGAATGATCAGGAGCGTTCGGATCTGTTCGGTTCGGCGCGCATCATTCAGCAGCAGCTCAAGGAGTGGCTCAAATGAGCGAGGCCGTGTCGCTGCAGGATGTGGTGTATCTGTGCGAGGTCGCCGAACGGCCCGGCGTGGTCCACTCGATCGCCGCGGTGTTCGCGCATCGCGGCCTGTCGATCAAGGCGCTGGTGGCCGACACCAGCCACTCTTTGCCACGCATTCTCGTCGCATTTCGCGGCACCGTGCGGCAGTGCCGCATGGTCGAGCAGGTGCTGAGACGGCTGCATCACGTCCATGGCGTTCGTACCTTTCCAATCGATGCGCCCGAATTGCGCGCACTGGCGATCTGCCGCACGCAGGGCGAACTGCCGGTACTGCCGGGCGTACGTGAGCAATCGCTCGGCGATACCAGCCTGTTGTCGGGAACCTACGGCGCGGTCGAACTGGCGATCAAGCAGCTTCTGGAGCAGGGGCTCGTCAGCGACGTGTCGCGC is a window of Banduia mediterranea DNA encoding:
- a CDS encoding lactate/malate family dehydrogenase, which codes for MDIAIIGANGDVGRALAVQIVARKLLSPRQRLQLVGRRGGASAQALFGLRADLYDAYAEITPEIDVALAPEEVAADLILFTAGATAPTSGRQMVSRLELARINAEVVQSYASVLAQRGHGQELVVMVTNPVELGVEVFARHLGAARVIGMGAYQDSMRLRREIAADLGVRRQRISAYMLGEHGDALVPILSKLWIYAYDEAEVGVVRERLIGGRAPGDFAIALTREKMHLKELVGAGEVEAAFRYAEAMAPDLRAVLLPLVTHISTAKTAISTAAVTAELCEQLLGGGQSVIPAQVRLAEDDWDGPAGVLGVPVVCDLRGWSQVTDLELNDQERSDLFGSARIIQQQLKEWLK